A window of the Sporosarcina sp. FSL K6-2383 genome harbors these coding sequences:
- a CDS encoding exonuclease SbcCD subunit D: MKFFHTADWHLGKLVQGVYMTAGQCYVLDQFIEAIKEEQPDAVVIAGDLYDRAVPPTEAVALLDEVLGKIIMELKIPVLAIGGNHDSPGRLNFGSGLMRANGYHIAGQMMKDIEPVVLSDEHGEVHFHLVPFADPSVVKHLHGDDEISNHNDAMKKVIEGIQGNLHKDARHVFVGHAFVTSHGESEANTSDSERPLAIGGAEYVSAQLFEPFHYTALGHLHQAHFVLNETIRYAGSPMKYSISEQHHNKGFFIVELDAEGQATVEKRELIPQHDMRTVEGMMEDILVHPVSEDYVFVKLLDDAPVLFPMEKIRSVYPNAMHVERKMFMPSRNTEIEQRIEQGKQDDVALFKAFYEEMKGEAADGETEELFAQVLHEVMHKEGLER, encoded by the coding sequence TTGAAATTTTTTCATACAGCAGACTGGCATTTAGGTAAGCTTGTACAAGGTGTTTATATGACGGCAGGGCAATGCTATGTACTTGATCAATTTATAGAGGCAATAAAGGAAGAACAACCGGATGCAGTTGTGATTGCGGGTGATTTGTATGACAGGGCGGTACCCCCAACCGAAGCGGTTGCATTATTGGACGAAGTACTCGGAAAAATCATTATGGAACTGAAGATACCTGTTCTTGCGATTGGTGGAAACCATGATAGCCCTGGACGTCTTAACTTTGGTAGTGGCTTAATGCGGGCTAACGGTTACCATATTGCCGGTCAAATGATGAAGGACATTGAGCCAGTCGTTTTATCGGATGAACACGGTGAAGTCCACTTTCATCTAGTTCCGTTTGCAGACCCCTCCGTTGTCAAACACCTTCACGGTGATGATGAGATTTCAAATCATAACGATGCGATGAAAAAAGTAATTGAAGGAATTCAAGGAAACTTACATAAAGATGCTCGTCATGTTTTTGTGGGACATGCATTTGTCACTTCACACGGAGAAAGTGAAGCAAACACGAGTGATTCAGAACGTCCGCTAGCCATTGGTGGTGCAGAATATGTGTCAGCCCAGTTATTCGAGCCGTTTCATTATACAGCGTTAGGTCACTTGCATCAGGCGCATTTTGTGCTGAATGAAACCATTCGCTACGCCGGTTCACCGATGAAATATTCAATTTCAGAGCAACATCACAATAAAGGTTTTTTCATAGTCGAATTGGATGCTGAAGGTCAAGCAACCGTTGAAAAACGGGAATTGATTCCCCAGCATGATATGCGAACAGTCGAGGGCATGATGGAGGACATTTTAGTGCATCCAGTTAGTGAAGATTATGTCTTCGTTAAATTGCTAGATGACGCACCGGTTTTATTCCCAATGGAAAAAATTCGGTCTGTCTATCCGAACGCGATGCATGTGGAACGGAAAATGTTCATGCCGTCCAGGAACACAGAAATCGAGCAACGGATTGAACAGGGGAAACAGGATGATGTAGCCCTGTTTAAAGCATTTTATGAGGAAATGAAGGGCGAAGCGGCGGATGGGGAAACGGAAGAGCTGTTTGCACAAGTACTTCATGAGGTTATGCACAAGGAGGGGCTTGAGCGATGA
- a CDS encoding metal ABC transporter substrate-binding protein encodes MKKWIALFMTMAIVVLVAACSQGEASPKEQGGKLEIVTTYSIIYDMVKNVGGDHVEVHSLAPIGSDPHNYDPLPADLVLTTDADIIFYNGLNLEEGNAWFNEMIETAGKSVSDDNVVRVSEGVEPMYLSSDEHKNEEDPHAWLDVRNGIQYVENIREALKKNDPTHADDYDKNTERYIAKLLELHEEILDMTQAIPEEKRILVTSEGAFKYFSAAYDFQAAYIWEINSHSEGTPEQLKSIIRIIKDDGVPALFLESSVDPRSMEMVSRETGVPIHGKIFTDSLGEAGSDGDTYIKMIKWNADMIAEGLGK; translated from the coding sequence ATGAAGAAATGGATAGCGCTATTCATGACAATGGCGATTGTAGTACTCGTAGCTGCATGTAGCCAGGGGGAAGCTTCACCAAAAGAGCAAGGTGGAAAGCTGGAAATTGTCACGACTTATTCAATTATCTATGATATGGTGAAAAATGTAGGAGGAGATCATGTAGAGGTGCATAGTTTAGCGCCAATTGGATCAGATCCACATAATTATGACCCACTTCCTGCAGATCTTGTATTGACAACTGATGCAGATATTATATTTTATAATGGTTTGAACTTGGAGGAAGGCAATGCTTGGTTTAATGAAATGATTGAAACGGCTGGTAAATCAGTTTCAGACGACAATGTTGTTCGGGTCAGTGAAGGTGTTGAACCTATGTATCTTAGTTCTGATGAACATAAGAATGAAGAGGATCCACATGCGTGGCTCGATGTGCGAAATGGTATCCAATATGTTGAAAATATTCGTGAGGCATTGAAGAAAAATGATCCAACCCATGCGGATGACTATGATAAAAACACTGAACGATATATCGCGAAGCTACTGGAGCTTCATGAAGAAATCCTTGACATGACGCAAGCGATTCCAGAAGAAAAACGTATCCTTGTCACGAGCGAAGGGGCATTTAAATATTTCTCAGCTGCTTACGACTTCCAAGCTGCTTACATTTGGGAAATCAATTCACATAGTGAAGGGACCCCAGAGCAGTTGAAGAGTATCATTCGTATCATTAAAGATGATGGTGTACCTGCACTGTTCTTGGAATCTAGCGTGGACCCCCGAAGTATGGAGATGGTCTCGCGGGAAACAGGCGTACCGATCCATGGGAAAATATTTACGGATTCATTGGGGGAAGCTGGTAGTGATGGCGATACCTATATCAAAATGATCAAATGGAATGCTGATATGATTGCTGAAGGATTAGGAAAATAA
- a CDS encoding metal ABC transporter permease, giving the protein MNFLNSVMEYGFLQKALLTSVMVGVICGVIGCFIILRGMALMGDAISHAVLPGVAISYILGINFFIGAVATGILTAVGIGFISQNSRVKNDSSIGIVFTAAFALGILLITALKSSSDLYHILFGNVLAVRPSDMWITLIIGVIVLGSVYLFYKELLVSSFDPIMAEAYGLPTKWIHYFLMTLLTLVTVASLQTVGIILVVAMLITPASTAYLLTDRLSVMIGLSALFGAVSAIGGLYLSFTYNLASGATIVLMATGLFIFSLLFSPKQGILVRSIRTKRKITMTV; this is encoded by the coding sequence ATGAATTTTTTGAACTCTGTAATGGAGTATGGATTTTTACAAAAGGCTTTACTGACATCTGTAATGGTCGGTGTGATTTGTGGAGTTATTGGGTGTTTTATCATATTACGTGGGATGGCACTGATGGGAGATGCGATTTCGCATGCCGTTTTGCCTGGCGTCGCCATCTCATATATATTGGGCATCAATTTCTTCATCGGAGCAGTAGCGACAGGTATCCTAACAGCTGTAGGGATTGGTTTCATCAGTCAAAATAGTCGGGTGAAAAATGATTCCTCTATTGGAATTGTTTTCACGGCAGCGTTCGCTTTGGGAATTTTACTAATTACGGCCCTCAAGAGTAGCTCAGATTTATATCATATTTTATTTGGTAATGTATTAGCAGTAAGACCTTCAGATATGTGGATTACGCTTATTATTGGAGTGATCGTCTTAGGTAGTGTTTATCTTTTCTATAAAGAATTGCTGGTCAGCTCTTTCGACCCCATTATGGCGGAAGCTTACGGTTTACCGACAAAGTGGATTCACTATTTCTTGATGACGTTGTTGACACTTGTAACAGTTGCATCGTTACAAACAGTCGGTATTATCCTCGTTGTTGCGATGCTTATTACGCCGGCTTCGACAGCATACTTATTGACAGATCGCTTATCAGTGATGATTGGTTTGTCAGCACTTTTCGGTGCAGTTTCTGCGATAGGTGGATTGTATTTGAGCTTTACTTATAATCTTGCATCCGGTGCAACGATTGTTCTTATGGCGACAGGATTATTTATTTTTTCCTTATTGTTTTCACCAAAACAAGGAATTTTAGTGCGAAGTATTCGAACGAAACGGAAAATAACAATGACGGTATGA
- a CDS encoding metal ABC transporter ATP-binding protein has translation MKNAMTVSNLHASYYEKEVLHDIGFTIPTGKSIGIIGPNGAGKSTLLKAILNLIPKDSGEINILGSSLKEVRKRIAYVPQRSAIDWDFPIRVKETVLIGTYPSVSLLKRPGRKEKELALKCLEKVDMLAFQERQIGELSGGQQQRVFLARALAQQADLFLLDEPFVGIDVVSEEVIVRILKELRDEGKTIIVVHHDLSKAEKYFDELLLLNKVLISSGDVKEVFTPRNIAKAYGGQLSFLEEMVMTT, from the coding sequence ATGAAAAACGCAATGACTGTATCGAACTTACATGCGTCGTATTACGAAAAAGAAGTGCTGCATGATATTGGGTTTACCATACCGACAGGGAAATCAATTGGGATTATCGGCCCGAATGGAGCGGGTAAGTCTACTTTGTTGAAAGCCATTCTGAACTTGATTCCAAAAGATTCGGGTGAAATCAACATCCTTGGTTCCTCATTGAAAGAAGTGCGTAAACGGATTGCTTACGTTCCGCAACGAAGTGCGATTGACTGGGATTTTCCGATACGGGTGAAAGAAACCGTTCTGATTGGTACGTATCCTTCTGTTAGTTTACTGAAGAGACCGGGTAGGAAAGAAAAGGAATTGGCACTGAAATGTCTGGAAAAGGTAGATATGTTAGCATTCCAGGAAAGACAAATTGGTGAATTATCTGGGGGGCAGCAACAAAGAGTTTTCTTGGCACGTGCGCTCGCTCAGCAGGCGGATCTATTTCTGCTTGATGAACCGTTTGTAGGGATTGATGTGGTAAGTGAAGAAGTGATTGTCAGGATTTTAAAGGAGTTAAGGGATGAAGGGAAAACAATTATTGTTGTTCACCATGATTTAAGTAAAGCAGAAAAATATTTTGATGAGCTTTTATTGTTGAATAAGGTGCTGATATCAAGTGGAGATGTGAAGGAAGTGTTTACGCCACGTAATATTGCCAAAGCTTATGGCGGGCAGTTATCCTTTTTGGAAGAAATGGTGATGACAACATGA